From one Pseudomonas sp. S35 genomic stretch:
- the eat gene encoding ethanolamine permease: MPSEPTGSSVDFEKVGTDYFQQRELKKGAAGWVLLVGLGVAYVISGDYAGWNFGLAQGGWGGMFLATLLMATMYLCMCFSLAELSSMIPTAGGGYGFARSAFGPWGGFLTGTAILIEYAIAPAAIAVFIGAYCESLFGIGGWMIYLAFYIIFIGIHIFGVGEALKLMFVITAVAAIALGVFLVAMVPHFNVANLLDIPVTEAKGASTFLPFGYVGVWAAIPYAIWFFLAVEGVPLAAEETKNPKRDLPRGLIGAIVVLTSFALLILVIAPGGAGTYALIKSGNPLVEALALSYGGSTWMGSFVNLVGLAGLIASFFSIIYAYSRQIFALSRAGYLPRKLSETNKSKAPVLALVIPGIIGFGLSLTGQGDLLILVAVFGATISYVLMMAAHITLRIRRPKMERPYRTPGGIFTSGVALVLACVAVVAGFLVDPRVVIGAAIIYGVLIAYFAFYSRHHLVAGTPEEEFAAIQAAEAALH; the protein is encoded by the coding sequence ATGCCTAGCGAACCCACTGGATCTTCCGTCGACTTTGAAAAAGTCGGCACCGACTACTTCCAACAACGCGAACTGAAAAAAGGTGCCGCCGGCTGGGTGCTGTTAGTTGGCCTTGGCGTTGCCTACGTGATCTCCGGCGACTACGCCGGCTGGAACTTCGGCCTGGCCCAGGGTGGCTGGGGCGGGATGTTCCTCGCCACATTGCTGATGGCCACCATGTACCTGTGCATGTGTTTTTCCCTGGCCGAGTTGTCTTCCATGATTCCTACCGCCGGCGGTGGCTACGGCTTCGCCCGCAGCGCCTTCGGCCCCTGGGGCGGCTTCCTGACCGGCACTGCGATCCTGATCGAATACGCCATCGCCCCCGCCGCCATCGCCGTGTTTATCGGCGCCTATTGCGAGTCGTTGTTCGGCATTGGCGGCTGGATGATCTACCTGGCGTTCTACATCATCTTTATCGGCATCCACATTTTTGGGGTCGGCGAAGCCCTGAAGCTGATGTTCGTGATCACCGCCGTCGCCGCAATTGCCTTGGGCGTGTTCCTGGTGGCAATGGTGCCGCACTTCAACGTCGCCAACCTGCTGGACATTCCAGTGACCGAAGCCAAGGGCGCCAGCACCTTCCTGCCATTCGGCTACGTCGGCGTGTGGGCCGCAATCCCCTATGCGATCTGGTTTTTCCTGGCGGTCGAAGGTGTGCCGCTGGCCGCCGAAGAAACCAAGAACCCCAAGCGCGACCTGCCTCGCGGCCTGATCGGCGCCATTGTGGTGCTGACCAGTTTTGCCCTGCTGATCCTGGTGATTGCACCGGGCGGCGCGGGCACGTATGCGCTGATCAAATCCGGTAACCCGCTGGTTGAAGCGCTGGCATTGTCCTACGGCGGCTCGACCTGGATGGGCAGCTTCGTCAACCTGGTGGGCCTGGCGGGCCTGATCGCGAGCTTTTTCTCGATTATCTATGCCTATTCGCGGCAGATCTTTGCGCTGTCGCGTGCCGGCTACTTGCCGCGCAAGCTGTCTGAAACCAACAAAAGCAAGGCGCCGGTACTGGCCTTGGTGATCCCGGGCATCATCGGTTTTGGCCTTTCGCTGACCGGCCAGGGTGATCTGTTGATCCTGGTAGCCGTGTTTGGCGCGACGATTTCCTACGTGCTGATGATGGCCGCGCACATCACCCTGCGCATCCGTCGCCCCAAAATGGAACGTCCTTACCGCACGCCGGGTGGCATTTTCACTTCCGGTGTTGCACTGGTACTGGCTTGCGTGGCCGTGGTGGCGGGCTTTCTGGTGGATCCACGGGTGGTGATTGGCGCCGCGATCATCTATGGAGTATTAATTGCTTACTTTGCTTTCTACAGCCGGCATCACTTGGTAGCAGGCACGCCCGAAGAGGAATTCGCGGCGATCCAGGCCGCAGAGGCCGCCTTGCACTAA
- a CDS encoding aldehyde dehydrogenase family protein, giving the protein MRYAHPGTEGAIVSFKAKYGNFIGGEFVAPVDGNYFTNTSPVNGKPIAEFPRSTAKDIDKALDAAHAAADAWGKTSAQDRSLVLLKIADRIEQNLELLAITETWDNGKAVRETLNADIPLAADHFRYFAGCIRAQEGTSAEINEHTASYHFHEPLGVVGQIIPWNFPILMAAWKLAPALAAGNCVVLKPAEQTPLGITVLMEVIGDLLPPGVLNVVQGFGKEAGEALATSKRIAKIAFTGSTPVGAHIMHAAAENIIPSTVELGGKSPNIFFADIMKAEPSFIEKAAEGLVLAFFNQGEVCTCPSRALVEESIYDDFMKVVMKKIEQIKRGDPLDTDTMVGAQASEQQFDKILSYLEIAKGEGAQLLTGGKVEQLTGDMAGGYYIQPTLLKGTNDMRVFQEEIFGPVVSITTFKDEAEALAIANDTEFGLGAGVWTRDINRAYRMGRAIKAGRVWTNCYHLYPAHAAFGGYKKSGVGRETHKMMLDHYQQTKNLLVSYDINPLGFF; this is encoded by the coding sequence ATGCGTTACGCACACCCCGGTACTGAAGGCGCGATCGTTTCGTTCAAGGCCAAGTACGGCAACTTTATTGGTGGCGAATTCGTTGCGCCGGTCGACGGCAACTATTTCACCAACACCTCGCCGGTCAACGGCAAGCCTATCGCCGAATTCCCGCGCTCCACTGCCAAAGACATCGACAAGGCGCTCGACGCCGCCCACGCCGCCGCTGACGCCTGGGGCAAGACCTCGGCCCAGGACCGCTCGCTGGTGCTGCTGAAAATCGCCGACCGCATCGAACAGAACCTCGAACTGCTGGCCATCACCGAAACCTGGGACAACGGCAAGGCCGTGCGTGAAACCCTCAACGCCGACATCCCGCTGGCCGCCGACCACTTCCGCTACTTCGCCGGCTGCATCCGCGCCCAGGAAGGCACCAGCGCCGAGATCAACGAACACACCGCGTCCTACCACTTCCATGAACCCCTTGGCGTGGTCGGCCAGATTATCCCGTGGAACTTCCCGATCCTGATGGCTGCGTGGAAACTCGCGCCAGCCCTGGCCGCCGGTAACTGCGTAGTGCTCAAGCCCGCCGAGCAAACGCCGCTGGGCATTACGGTTCTGATGGAAGTGATCGGCGACCTGCTGCCGCCAGGCGTTCTCAACGTGGTGCAAGGTTTCGGCAAAGAAGCTGGCGAAGCCCTGGCCACCAGCAAGCGCATCGCCAAGATCGCCTTTACCGGCTCGACCCCGGTGGGCGCGCACATCATGCATGCGGCGGCCGAGAACATCATTCCGTCCACCGTCGAGCTGGGCGGCAAGTCGCCGAACATCTTCTTCGCCGACATCATGAAAGCCGAACCGTCGTTTATCGAAAAGGCCGCCGAAGGCCTGGTGCTGGCGTTCTTCAACCAGGGCGAGGTGTGCACCTGCCCATCCCGTGCGCTGGTGGAAGAGTCGATCTACGACGACTTCATGAAAGTGGTGATGAAGAAGATCGAGCAGATCAAGCGCGGCGATCCGCTGGACACCGACACCATGGTCGGCGCCCAGGCATCCGAGCAGCAGTTCGACAAGATCCTGTCCTACCTGGAAATCGCCAAGGGCGAAGGCGCGCAGCTGCTCACCGGTGGCAAGGTCGAGCAACTCACCGGCGACATGGCCGGCGGTTATTACATCCAGCCGACCCTGCTCAAGGGCACCAACGACATGCGCGTGTTCCAGGAAGAAATCTTCGGCCCGGTGGTGAGCATCACCACCTTCAAGGACGAAGCCGAAGCCCTGGCGATTGCCAACGATACCGAGTTCGGCCTTGGCGCCGGCGTATGGACCCGCGACATCAACCGCGCCTACCGCATGGGCCGGGCGATCAAGGCGGGCCGTGTGTGGACCAACTGCTACCACCTGTACCCGGCGCATGCCGCGTTCGGCGGTTACAAGAAGTCCGGTGTAGGCCGCGAGACCCACAAGATGATGTTGGATCATTACCAGCAGACCAAGAACCTGCTGGTGAGCTACGACATTAATCCGCTGGGCTTTTTCTAA
- a CDS encoding ethanolamine ammonia-lyase subunit EutB: MASFSHAVGAQTYRFDSLKDVMAKASPARSGDFLAGVAAQNDGERVAAQMALANIPLKHFLEEALIPYESDEVTRLIIDTHDKQAFAAVSHLTVGGLRDWLLSDAADEHSLRALAPGLTPEMAAAVSKIMRVQDLVLVAQKIRVVTQFRGTMGLRGRLSTRLQPNHPTDEPAGIAASILDGLLYGNGDAMIGINPATDSIASICAMLEMLDAIIQRYEIPTQACVLTHVTTSIEAINRGVPLDLVFQSIAGTEAANASFGINLNVLQEGYDAGLSLNRGTLGQNLMYFETGQGSALSANAHFGVDQQTCETRAYAVARHFKPFLVNTVVGFIGPEYLYNGKQIIRAGLEDHFCGKLLGVPMGCDICYTNHAEADQDDMDTLLTLLGVAGINFIMGIPGSDDIMLNYQTTSFHDALYARQTLGLKPAPEFEQWLAKMGIFTQADGKVHFGKSLPPAFRHALAQLG; the protein is encoded by the coding sequence ATGGCAAGCTTTTCCCACGCGGTCGGTGCACAGACCTACCGCTTCGACAGCCTCAAGGACGTGATGGCCAAGGCCAGCCCCGCACGCTCTGGGGACTTCCTCGCTGGCGTGGCCGCGCAGAACGACGGCGAACGGGTGGCGGCGCAAATGGCGCTGGCGAATATCCCGCTCAAGCATTTCCTTGAAGAAGCGCTGATTCCGTATGAAAGCGATGAGGTCACTCGGCTGATCATCGACACCCACGACAAGCAGGCGTTTGCCGCCGTCAGCCACTTGACCGTCGGCGGGCTGCGCGACTGGCTGCTCAGTGACGCGGCCGACGAACATTCCCTACGCGCCCTGGCGCCGGGGCTGACACCGGAAATGGCCGCTGCCGTGTCCAAGATCATGCGCGTGCAGGACCTGGTGCTGGTGGCGCAGAAGATCCGCGTAGTCACCCAGTTTCGCGGCACGATGGGCCTGCGTGGTCGCCTGTCGACCCGCCTGCAACCCAACCACCCGACGGATGAACCGGCAGGCATCGCCGCGAGCATTCTCGACGGCCTGCTCTACGGCAACGGCGACGCCATGATCGGCATCAACCCGGCCACCGACAGCATCGCCTCGATCTGCGCCATGCTGGAGATGCTCGACGCGATCATCCAGCGCTACGAGATTCCAACCCAGGCCTGCGTACTGACCCACGTCACCACCTCCATCGAGGCGATCAACCGGGGCGTACCGCTGGACCTGGTGTTCCAGTCGATTGCCGGCACCGAAGCAGCCAATGCCAGTTTCGGCATCAACCTGAACGTCTTGCAGGAAGGCTACGACGCGGGCTTGAGCCTCAATCGCGGCACCCTGGGCCAAAACCTGATGTATTTCGAAACCGGTCAAGGCAGTGCCCTGTCGGCCAACGCGCACTTTGGCGTCGACCAGCAAACCTGCGAAACCCGCGCTTATGCAGTCGCCCGGCACTTCAAGCCGTTTTTGGTGAACACCGTGGTCGGCTTTATCGGCCCCGAGTACTTGTACAACGGCAAGCAGATCATCCGCGCCGGCCTCGAGGACCACTTCTGTGGCAAGTTGCTGGGCGTGCCGATGGGGTGCGACATCTGCTACACCAACCACGCCGAAGCCGACCAGGACGACATGGACACCCTGCTCACCCTGCTCGGCGTGGCCGGAATCAACTTCATCATGGGCATCCCCGGCTCCGACGACATCATGCTCAACTACCAAACCACCTCGTTCCACGACGCGCTGTACGCCCGCCAGACACTGGGTTTAAAACCGGCGCCGGAGTTTGAACAGTGGCTGGCGAAAATGGGCATCTTTACGCAAGCCGACGGCAAGGTGCACTTCGGCAAAAGCCTGCCACCGGCGTTTCGCC